The Leptospira brenneri genome includes a window with the following:
- a CDS encoding MBL fold metallo-hydrolase, translated as MKLPSKTKIFLTVSLTFGIVFFLYFLGYPKEKIPSFKAEEKTNSPLIPKPNGKSNLVFSILKTGEARTLEAFVVEGGSVFKTVIVAHSAFYIQHPKGNFLFDTGLGTKVKEQFQVFPLYLKLLMDYKPFQPANNQLESNGVELTSIQDVFFSHLHWDHASGLKDFPSAKIHSLPSELNNPKVELGYISSQFDGDSVNWNHIQFKNKPYASYANSLDWFGDGTAVFVPMKGHSEGSVGLFLHTKNGNVFFLTGDIVWRKEGFTEKKHKPRGARWIVDFDTVALGEEIARVYDLIQFNPELQIVPAHDHDVQSVLGFYPQVTGSH; from the coding sequence ATGAAACTTCCATCAAAAACTAAAATTTTTCTAACTGTCAGTCTAACATTTGGAATTGTTTTTTTTCTGTACTTCCTTGGATACCCAAAGGAAAAAATCCCTTCCTTCAAAGCAGAAGAAAAAACAAATTCTCCTCTCATCCCAAAACCAAATGGGAAATCAAATTTAGTATTTTCGATTCTGAAAACAGGAGAAGCAAGAACATTAGAAGCCTTCGTGGTAGAAGGTGGATCAGTTTTCAAAACTGTCATAGTAGCCCATTCCGCTTTTTATATCCAACATCCTAAAGGAAATTTTTTATTTGATACAGGACTTGGGACCAAAGTGAAAGAACAGTTTCAAGTTTTTCCTTTGTATCTAAAACTTTTAATGGATTATAAACCATTTCAACCAGCAAACAACCAATTGGAATCGAATGGAGTTGAACTTACCTCGATTCAGGATGTATTTTTTTCCCATCTCCATTGGGATCACGCCAGTGGTTTAAAAGACTTTCCTTCGGCAAAAATACATAGTTTACCAAGCGAGTTGAACAATCCTAAAGTAGAACTTGGTTATATTTCTTCTCAGTTTGATGGAGATTCCGTAAACTGGAACCATATACAATTTAAAAATAAACCTTACGCATCTTATGCGAATAGTTTGGATTGGTTTGGAGACGGAACCGCTGTTTTTGTTCCTATGAAAGGGCATAGTGAAGGTTCTGTGGGCCTTTTTTTACACACTAAAAATGGAAATGTTTTTTTCCTTACTGGAGACATTGTTTGGCGAAAAGAAGGTTTCACAGAAAAAAAACACAAACCAAGAGGAGCGAGATGGATTGTTGACTTTGACACGGTGGCCCTAGGGGAAGAAATCGCACGAGTTTATGATTTAATCCAATTCAATCCAGAGTTACAAATTGTCCCCGCCCATGATCACGATGTACAAAGTGTTCTTGGATTTTATCCGCAAGTTACTGGCTCCCATTAG
- a CDS encoding helix-turn-helix domain-containing protein has product MEKVNHFRNYREKRKLTRVELSEKLNIPRSAVELLESEDWIRSKFDYVVLVAKELGLSLIDLIRQEFDYDLEKEFFNEEEFEEIVARYANARVTLILSELKLFCRNAKVRLDDFDITEFSFSMGNLHKLITLNQRLERGEISQKDALIEFPPKWGKFSNRTK; this is encoded by the coding sequence ATGGAAAAAGTAAACCACTTCAGAAACTATCGCGAGAAACGAAAACTCACTCGAGTTGAACTATCAGAAAAATTGAATATTCCTCGTTCTGCTGTAGAACTCTTGGAATCTGAGGACTGGATCCGATCTAAGTTCGATTATGTCGTCTTAGTGGCGAAAGAACTTGGCCTTTCCTTAATCGATCTCATCCGACAAGAATTTGATTATGATTTAGAAAAAGAATTTTTTAACGAAGAAGAATTCGAAGAAATTGTAGCACGTTATGCCAACGCAAGGGTTACTTTGATTCTATCAGAACTCAAACTGTTTTGTAGAAATGCCAAAGTACGTTTGGATGATTTTGACATTACCGAGTTTTCTTTTTCAATGGGAAACCTTCACAAACTAATTACCTTAAACCAAAGATTAGAACGTGGTGAAATTTCTCAGAAGGATGCACTCATCGAATTTCCTCCCAAATGGGGAAAATTCAGCAACCGAACCAAATAG
- a CDS encoding M23 family metallopeptidase — protein MIRFLSFLVLILSFVRPVPAESREVKKKSVKTSSSNYFVKKEEKNFSLLMEARRFGRGEVIFLRLTPKDKKWINESFKVSWLGKDVILTKKEKSMVAFLPISPDTPAGAMTLEIVSKIFFVKRGQKQYQIILEPTKFQVIKKNQQITVDEKFVTKELPKETLDFIQECRTAKEAAFAKQSQLQFMSNFKNPLEKIFITSKFYVRRDYNNKQGRPHGGVDFRGKTGTPIFAIQDGVVVLARKTYYEGNFTIVDHGNKIFSFYMHQDEIKVKVGDVVKQGQVIGAVGTTGMSTGPHLHLGAKINDTLVDPLSLIALQSIAESN, from the coding sequence ATGATACGGTTCTTATCTTTTTTGGTTTTGATTTTATCTTTTGTGCGCCCTGTGCCCGCTGAATCCCGTGAAGTAAAGAAAAAATCGGTAAAAACATCTTCTTCTAATTACTTTGTAAAAAAAGAAGAAAAGAATTTTTCACTTCTAATGGAAGCAAGGCGATTTGGAAGGGGAGAAGTGATTTTCCTACGGCTAACTCCTAAGGATAAAAAATGGATTAATGAATCTTTTAAAGTTAGCTGGTTAGGTAAGGATGTAATCCTTACTAAAAAAGAAAAGAGTATGGTTGCTTTTTTACCAATATCTCCAGACACTCCTGCTGGTGCGATGACCCTTGAAATTGTATCAAAAATCTTTTTTGTCAAACGGGGGCAAAAACAATACCAAATCATCTTAGAACCAACAAAGTTCCAAGTGATTAAAAAGAATCAACAGATCACTGTAGATGAGAAATTTGTAACCAAAGAACTTCCAAAAGAAACATTAGATTTCATTCAAGAATGTAGAACTGCCAAAGAAGCTGCTTTTGCAAAACAAAGCCAGTTACAGTTTATGAGTAATTTTAAAAATCCTTTAGAAAAGATTTTTATTACCAGCAAATTCTATGTTAGGCGAGATTATAATAACAAACAAGGTCGGCCGCATGGTGGTGTAGACTTTCGGGGAAAAACAGGAACACCAATTTTTGCGATCCAAGATGGAGTTGTGGTTCTTGCTAGAAAAACTTATTATGAAGGAAATTTTACCATTGTAGATCATGGTAACAAAATCTTTTCATTTTATATGCATCAAGATGAAATCAAAGTCAAAGTAGGTGATGTTGTTAAACAAGGCCAAGTGATTGGGGCTGTAGGAACCACTGGAATGTCTACCGGCCCTCACCTTCATTTGGGTGCCAAAATCAACGACACACTTGTGGATCCACTTTCTTTAATTGCCTTACAGTCGATTGCCGAATCGAATTGA
- a CDS encoding sensor domain-containing protein has protein sequence MNRSIAYDKIREKVVVLQNVFEESLDILMQIDPGTKQIINANKQAVVVLEYSLEEIVGKEFSFFMPPVEIDEDEEFEGNLIESTALQTKSGNLIPTESSFRLFPVNGKMAIWATFRDITDRKRSQEQVKNQKAFYEFILDNLDSDIAVLNSNYQYEYSNPVFLSNKDMRKWLYKKTDVELAEKLELPAEFYEKRKKYLDLAAKDNEIVQFEELIQDSNDKVTYLLRKYIPTDDAESNQKRFISFGVDITERKLSEERISYLAYYDALTGLSNRTLFIDHANQALKNHKSTETLLAFYFFDIDNFKFINDSLGHTKGDILLQMVGARLKRVMTEVDTVARFGGDEFAILKVDVLNKSAAAEFAQKILDILSQPFHIMGRDLFTTISMGIALSPNDGVSTSELLKNSDMAMYKAKELGRNNFKFYTNELILRSEKRLYIENSLRKAIQNEELILFFQPKISTVTNQVCGAEALIRWKHPERGWVPPVEFIPVAEDSGIIERIGDWVLEEACRLKQEWKHQDLPSFPVSINVSGKQLARANWSHRVQSTILQFNILPEEIELELTESSIMENPEKSIEAFEYLADLGIKVSIDDFGTGYSSLSYLKKINADVLKIDRSFVIDLELNEDDRAICKAIINMAHSLGMEVIAEGVENSVQRDLLHDLGCHMIQGYLYSKPLPAEDFVTFVKNFNESAKTK, from the coding sequence ATGAACCGTTCGATTGCCTATGACAAAATCAGAGAAAAGGTAGTTGTCCTTCAAAATGTTTTTGAAGAGTCACTCGACATCTTAATGCAAATTGATCCAGGTACAAAACAAATCATCAATGCCAACAAACAAGCGGTAGTTGTTCTGGAGTATTCACTTGAAGAGATTGTTGGAAAAGAATTCTCTTTTTTTATGCCTCCTGTTGAGATCGATGAAGATGAAGAGTTTGAGGGAAATCTAATTGAAAGCACTGCATTACAAACAAAATCAGGAAACTTGATTCCAACAGAATCCTCCTTTCGGCTCTTTCCAGTAAATGGTAAGATGGCGATTTGGGCAACGTTTCGCGATATCACAGATAGAAAACGATCACAGGAGCAAGTTAAAAACCAAAAAGCATTCTATGAGTTTATTTTGGATAATTTGGATTCAGACATTGCTGTGTTAAATTCTAATTATCAATATGAATATTCTAATCCAGTGTTTTTATCAAATAAAGATATGCGTAAATGGTTATATAAAAAGACGGATGTCGAGCTTGCAGAGAAATTAGAACTTCCTGCAGAGTTTTATGAAAAACGTAAAAAATATTTAGATCTTGCTGCCAAAGATAACGAGATTGTGCAATTTGAGGAACTCATTCAAGATAGTAACGATAAAGTCACTTACCTTTTGAGAAAATACATTCCAACTGACGATGCTGAATCTAACCAAAAAAGATTCATTAGTTTTGGTGTGGATATTACGGAAAGAAAGTTATCGGAAGAACGTATTAGTTATTTAGCTTACTATGATGCACTCACTGGACTTTCGAATCGAACTTTGTTTATCGATCATGCTAACCAAGCCTTAAAAAACCATAAATCTACAGAAACCTTATTAGCTTTCTATTTTTTTGACATTGATAATTTTAAATTTATCAATGATAGTTTGGGCCATACGAAAGGAGATATCCTTTTACAAATGGTTGGTGCTAGACTCAAACGTGTAATGACCGAAGTCGACACTGTGGCAAGATTTGGTGGTGACGAGTTTGCTATTTTAAAAGTAGATGTTTTAAATAAAAGTGCAGCTGCCGAATTTGCTCAAAAGATTTTAGATATTCTTAGCCAACCTTTTCATATTATGGGTCGTGATTTGTTTACAACCATTAGTATGGGAATTGCACTTTCACCAAATGATGGAGTTTCCACTTCCGAATTATTAAAAAATTCGGATATGGCAATGTACAAAGCAAAAGAACTTGGAAGAAATAATTTTAAATTTTATACGAATGAACTCATACTCAGATCTGAAAAAAGATTATATATAGAGAATTCTTTAAGAAAAGCCATTCAGAACGAAGAGTTAATTCTTTTTTTCCAACCAAAAATTTCCACTGTGACGAATCAAGTTTGTGGTGCGGAAGCACTCATTCGTTGGAAACATCCTGAAAGGGGTTGGGTTCCTCCAGTAGAATTCATTCCCGTTGCCGAAGATTCAGGTATCATTGAAAGGATTGGAGATTGGGTTTTGGAAGAGGCTTGCCGCTTAAAACAAGAATGGAAACATCAAGATCTACCTTCCTTTCCTGTAAGTATTAACGTAAGTGGAAAACAACTAGCGCGTGCTAATTGGTCACACCGTGTACAATCAACCATCCTTCAGTTTAATATTCTCCCTGAGGAAATTGAATTAGAATTAACGGAAAGTTCCATCATGGAAAACCCAGAAAAAAGTATAGAAGCTTTTGAATATTTAGCAGATCTTGGGATCAAAGTTTCTATTGATGACTTCGGAACTGGGTATAGCTCTTTGAGTTATTTAAAGAAAATCAATGCAGATGTTTTAAAAATCGATAGATCCTTCGTGATTGATTTGGAATTGAATGAGGATGATAGAGCCATTTGTAAGGCCATCATCAATATGGCACATTCTTTAGGAATGGAAGTCATTGCCGAAGGTGTGGAAAACTCTGTTCAGAGAGATTTGTTACATGATTTGGGATGTCATATGATCCAGGGGTATCTCTATAGCAAACCTTTGCCTGCCGAAGATTTTGTTACTTTCGTCAAAAATTTTAACGAATCTGCTAAAACAAAATAG
- the fliG gene encoding flagellar motor switch protein FliG, with translation MINKKPSLTGRQKAAIFLVAVGNEVASEIFKHLREDEIEQITFEIARLDKITPEDKEKVLVEFNELMMAQEFITNGGIDFARGLLEKALGNQKAIDIINRLTSSLQVRPFDFIRRTDPAHLLNFIQGEHPQTIALILSYLDPQKASNILSNLPHQIQAEVAKRIATMDRVSPDVLREVERVLERKLSTLASEDYTSAGGIDSVVEILNLVDRGTEKTIIEALEEEDPELAEEIKKRMFVFEDIVLLDDRAIQKVMREVDNTDLAKALKSVDSEVQDKIFKNMSKRAANLLREDMDFMGPVRLKDVEDAQQKIVNIIRKLEEAGEIVVARAGEDELVV, from the coding sequence ATGATCAATAAGAAGCCATCGCTCACAGGAAGACAAAAGGCCGCCATCTTTTTGGTTGCGGTTGGAAACGAAGTGGCCTCCGAAATCTTTAAACACCTTAGAGAAGACGAGATCGAACAAATTACGTTCGAAATTGCTCGTTTAGATAAGATCACCCCAGAAGATAAAGAAAAGGTGCTTGTTGAGTTCAACGAACTCATGATGGCACAGGAATTTATCACCAATGGTGGTATCGACTTTGCACGGGGACTTCTCGAGAAAGCCCTCGGTAACCAGAAAGCCATCGACATCATCAACAGGCTTACTTCGTCCTTACAAGTAAGGCCCTTTGACTTTATCAGAAGGACTGACCCGGCCCACCTCCTCAACTTTATCCAGGGGGAACATCCGCAGACCATTGCCCTTATTTTATCTTATTTGGATCCGCAAAAAGCATCCAACATTCTTTCCAACTTACCACACCAAATCCAAGCGGAAGTTGCTAAACGAATTGCAACTATGGACCGGGTATCACCAGACGTACTACGAGAGGTAGAACGGGTGTTAGAGCGTAAACTCTCTACTCTTGCTTCCGAGGATTATACTTCCGCTGGGGGTATTGATTCTGTGGTAGAAATTTTGAACCTTGTAGACAGGGGAACAGAGAAAACCATCATCGAAGCTCTGGAAGAAGAAGATCCAGAACTTGCCGAAGAGATCAAAAAACGGATGTTCGTATTCGAAGATATCGTTTTACTTGATGACCGTGCGATCCAAAAAGTTATGCGTGAAGTGGATAACACTGATTTGGCGAAAGCTTTGAAATCTGTGGATTCCGAAGTGCAAGATAAGATCTTTAAAAACATGTCCAAACGTGCGGCGAACTTACTTAGGGAAGATATGGATTTTATGGGTCCTGTTCGTTTGAAAGACGTGGAAGACGCGCAGCAAAAAATCGTAAACATCATCCGTAAACTGGAAGAAGCGGGCGAGATCGTTGTGGCTCGTGCGGGAGAAGACGAACTTGTGGTTTAA
- a CDS encoding HmuY family protein, with amino-acid sequence MSDQDLFVNQLITNLINAGNPNALDKIVYSKSNGDGSYTTRFNATNLDFYIYFQFEGNKQIPFSEKDSLTWDFAFNRYKAATNSGETNRFGLGGACKSNTTDFGTASSNSAASQGCSTFTVDVATTTQGIGGAGATYIGNAIVTEWYYYTIGFLSPKPDIFLIRGGTGASTYAVHIENYYSDAGTSGYPTIRWKKLP; translated from the coding sequence TTGTCAGACCAAGACTTGTTTGTAAACCAATTGATCACCAATTTGATCAATGCAGGAAATCCCAATGCTTTAGATAAAATTGTATATTCCAAGTCCAACGGAGATGGAAGTTATACAACTAGATTCAATGCGACTAATTTAGATTTTTATATTTACTTTCAATTTGAAGGTAACAAACAAATTCCTTTTTCAGAAAAAGATTCTCTTACCTGGGATTTTGCATTTAACAGATACAAAGCCGCAACAAATTCAGGTGAAACCAATCGGTTTGGACTCGGCGGTGCTTGTAAAAGTAATACAACTGATTTTGGTACAGCTAGTTCTAATTCTGCTGCTAGCCAAGGATGTTCCACATTTACCGTTGATGTTGCCACCACCACACAAGGAATTGGTGGAGCCGGGGCAACTTATATCGGAAATGCAATTGTTACCGAATGGTACTATTACACTATTGGATTTTTATCTCCAAAACCTGATATCTTTCTCATTCGAGGGGGAACAGGAGCTTCTACTTACGCCGTTCATATCGAAAATTATTATAGTGATGCGGGAACTTCAGGTTATCCTACCATCCGATGGAAAAAACTTCCCTAA
- a CDS encoding TetR/AcrR family transcriptional regulator, whose amino-acid sequence MLTGLLFSNGMTNMGHKGEETKQRMIEVMAGLLEKTGYEATGLTELGKETGTPKGSLYFHFPGGKDELTSLALLHSGNELNLFFQSVLRDTESPAHAIKQVFHALEERIISSDYQKGCPIATTAMETIGSVPSVANVCNEVYSSWLKTFEFYLVGKGYSPRIAKNLSLSVLSLWEGALLLSKLQKSPEPLRVAAKTAELLFKQN is encoded by the coding sequence ATGTTGACCGGTCTATTATTTTCTAATGGAATGACCAATATGGGCCATAAAGGTGAAGAAACCAAACAGAGGATGATCGAAGTGATGGCCGGACTTCTCGAAAAAACTGGGTATGAAGCCACCGGCCTTACCGAACTGGGAAAGGAAACCGGCACACCCAAAGGTTCCCTATACTTTCATTTCCCTGGTGGAAAAGATGAACTTACAAGCCTTGCCCTTCTGCATTCTGGAAATGAGCTAAATCTTTTTTTCCAATCAGTTTTACGTGACACGGAATCTCCAGCTCATGCCATCAAACAAGTATTTCACGCATTGGAAGAGAGAATTATTTCTAGTGATTACCAAAAAGGATGCCCTATCGCCACAACAGCCATGGAAACCATTGGTTCCGTTCCATCCGTTGCCAATGTTTGTAATGAAGTTTATTCTAGTTGGCTCAAAACTTTTGAATTCTATCTGGTGGGAAAAGGATACAGTCCTCGCATCGCGAAAAATCTTTCTTTGTCCGTTCTTTCTTTATGGGAAGGTGCTTTATTACTTTCCAAACTCCAAAAGTCCCCAGAACCTTTGCGCGTGGCTGCCAAAACCGCAGAGTTACTTTTCAAACAAAACTAA
- a CDS encoding TRL-like family protein, which translates to MNRVLFFPILVVTFLGLFLSDCASPGFGPKGMIYTKTKIGIFGTGESSKRRATSCVHSVLGLFSFGEASLEFLKSRSKIQNVTETNWTTFAILGIYANLCVEISGNE; encoded by the coding sequence TTGAACCGAGTTCTTTTCTTTCCAATTCTAGTAGTAACGTTTTTGGGTTTGTTTTTGAGTGACTGCGCTTCCCCAGGTTTTGGGCCAAAGGGTATGATCTATACAAAAACCAAAATTGGAATTTTTGGAACCGGAGAAAGTTCGAAACGCAGAGCGACATCTTGCGTACACTCCGTACTCGGACTTTTTTCTTTTGGAGAAGCATCTTTAGAATTTTTGAAGTCTAGATCCAAAATTCAGAATGTAACGGAAACCAATTGGACAACCTTTGCCATTCTTGGCATTTATGCAAATCTTTGTGTCGAAATCTCAGGAAATGAATGA
- a CDS encoding TRL domain-containing protein, with product MKLNCKIKTKSFTLLLSGFLSIFFTNCVNLGQPQGLGPTGLLYASYSLGLSERNLPKLPLKKGKACVKRYGFFFTTGNASIGSAANSGGIVDIYRIDKEATNYLSIYSSLCTVVWGI from the coding sequence ATGAAGTTGAATTGCAAAATAAAAACAAAATCTTTTACACTTCTACTCTCAGGTTTCCTTAGTATTTTCTTTACCAATTGTGTGAATTTAGGACAACCGCAAGGTTTAGGCCCAACGGGACTTTTGTATGCATCTTATTCCTTAGGTCTTTCGGAACGAAATCTTCCAAAACTACCTCTAAAGAAAGGGAAAGCCTGTGTGAAGCGGTATGGATTCTTTTTTACTACCGGTAATGCCAGTATTGGTTCTGCGGCAAATTCTGGTGGGATTGTTGATATCTACCGAATAGATAAAGAGGCAACGAATTATCTCTCTATCTATTCTTCCCTTTGTACTGTGGTTTGGGGAATTTAA
- a CDS encoding glycerophosphodiester phosphodiesterase, producing the protein MYQFKKIIISLIAVCLIAMFSNNCASVEAPNRLRKVLDLQGHRGARGLKPENTWPAFEEAIKYKMVTLELDTVLTKDKRVVIHHDSETNPVICQNADGTEIKKTSLYDLTLAELQTYDCGSKQNPNFPKQIPVPGTKLLSLEEFFEKILVLEKKSKESFEFNIETKFPDDGSAPDSLVKEHTEKLIQIIEKYKVTDRSTIQSFDLRTLTFSKLKNPKLKTSALFVPTYFQGFLMTIGFGNGYRDTIVSAAKEKQADIISPYFLYVTPKFVKNSHDKGLLVIPWTVNNEKEMRRLVSCGVDGIISDYPDLLDSVTRPKP; encoded by the coding sequence ATGTACCAATTTAAAAAAATAATAATTAGTTTAATCGCAGTTTGTTTGATTGCTATGTTTTCGAACAATTGCGCTTCTGTAGAGGCACCGAATCGTTTGCGTAAGGTATTGGATTTACAAGGTCATCGTGGAGCAAGAGGCCTGAAACCAGAGAACACTTGGCCTGCTTTTGAAGAAGCGATCAAATATAAGATGGTTACTTTGGAGTTAGATACCGTTCTTACCAAAGACAAACGAGTTGTGATCCACCATGATTCCGAGACAAACCCAGTTATTTGTCAAAATGCAGATGGAACAGAAATCAAAAAAACTTCTCTTTATGATCTGACATTGGCTGAATTACAAACCTATGATTGTGGTTCTAAACAGAATCCAAACTTTCCAAAACAAATTCCTGTTCCCGGAACCAAACTCCTTTCTTTGGAAGAATTTTTTGAAAAGATTTTGGTTCTGGAAAAAAAATCCAAAGAGAGTTTTGAATTCAACATCGAAACAAAATTTCCTGATGATGGATCGGCACCAGATAGTTTAGTAAAAGAACATACAGAAAAACTGATTCAAATCATTGAAAAGTATAAAGTTACAGACCGTTCCACAATTCAATCTTTTGATCTTAGAACATTGACCTTCTCAAAATTAAAAAATCCAAAACTGAAAACTAGTGCACTCTTTGTTCCAACCTACTTTCAGGGTTTTTTAATGACGATTGGTTTTGGAAATGGATACCGAGATACAATTGTTTCCGCTGCAAAAGAAAAACAAGCCGATATCATCTCTCCTTATTTTTTATATGTAACACCGAAGTTTGTGAAAAATTCGCATGACAAAGGTTTGCTTGTCATACCTTGGACTGTAAATAATGAAAAAGAGATGAGACGTTTGGTAAGTTGTGGTGTGGATGGAATTATATCTGATTATCCGGATTTACTTGATTCAGTCACTCGTCCAAAACCTTAA
- a CDS encoding LIC20153 family lipoprotein, whose protein sequence is MKSLQNKTKLIILLSLVAGFSFQCEKKEEKDNTPLLLLAALTNSPGDCTVSAPPRASINTWQSVVTANGTETISKIGSVPIVGHQTAALKITAKNGTTVALSGNSFVIVYQSATCPLSTSTRTGFTPTSLTDTNSEFTNSYTVSGTGTITFTVAGDYHIFFYAIPSRGQAASVTYTVAGL, encoded by the coding sequence ATGAAATCCCTTCAAAATAAGACAAAATTAATCATTCTTTTAAGTTTGGTAGCTGGATTTTCCTTCCAGTGTGAAAAGAAGGAAGAAAAAGACAACACTCCACTTCTACTTCTTGCAGCTTTAACAAATTCCCCTGGTGATTGCACAGTTTCAGCACCTCCAAGAGCAAGTATCAATACTTGGCAAAGTGTCGTGACTGCCAATGGAACAGAGACTATTAGCAAAATCGGTTCTGTACCAATCGTAGGTCATCAAACAGCAGCGCTCAAAATCACTGCAAAAAACGGAACAACTGTTGCCCTTAGCGGAAATTCTTTTGTAATCGTATACCAATCTGCAACTTGCCCACTATCTACTTCTACTAGAACAGGTTTTACACCTACAAGTTTAACTGATACTAACAGTGAGTTTACTAATTCGTATACCGTATCTGGAACAGGAACGATCACTTTTACTGTTGCCGGTGACTATCATATTTTCTTTTATGCCATCCCATCTCGTGGACAAGCGGCTAGTGTAACTTATACTGTTGCGGGCTTATAA